A genomic window from Candidatus Pelagisphaera phototrophica includes:
- a CDS encoding MDR family NADPH-dependent oxidoreductase: MQPPRSAEALRYHKFGDPFETLSHETIALDPPKPGFVTLKILAVPINPADFGRINGTYGKLSNLPGTGGIEGVGEVVETGSNDGAFSAGARVLFAGKPSSWQTYALASEDQVYPAPETLDDLQASMFWVNPATAWRMMHDFATLEPGDWIVQNAATSAVGKLVIQFASQLGVKTANIVRDPDTAEGLRNLGATLVLKDDKEAAKRIQSQTESSKVKLGLNAVGGKSSLTICKCLSNKATLVTYGGMDRQPATFPTRYLIFNDLSLRGFWVSEWYRNASRATIEGMHSEIAQKMDAGNIRTDIEATYSLKDWKAALEHSLRPGKTGKVVFHMGKSKSTDSIEP; the protein is encoded by the coding sequence GTGCAACCACCAAGATCCGCCGAAGCGCTACGATACCACAAATTCGGAGATCCATTCGAAACACTTTCACACGAGACAATTGCCCTCGATCCTCCAAAACCGGGATTTGTGACGCTAAAAATATTGGCCGTCCCTATCAATCCTGCCGACTTCGGAAGAATTAATGGCACTTATGGCAAGCTTTCAAATTTACCAGGAACAGGAGGAATCGAGGGCGTGGGGGAAGTGGTCGAAACCGGAAGCAATGACGGTGCCTTTTCAGCCGGTGCACGGGTCCTGTTTGCAGGAAAACCCAGTTCCTGGCAAACCTATGCCCTCGCTAGCGAAGACCAAGTCTACCCGGCCCCTGAGACACTCGACGATCTCCAAGCCTCAATGTTCTGGGTCAATCCCGCGACCGCCTGGAGAATGATGCACGACTTCGCAACACTCGAGCCCGGTGACTGGATAGTCCAGAATGCAGCAACCTCTGCCGTGGGTAAACTTGTGATCCAGTTTGCTTCCCAATTGGGGGTCAAAACAGCGAATATTGTGCGCGATCCTGATACCGCAGAGGGGCTTCGAAATCTAGGAGCGACTCTCGTCCTAAAGGACGACAAGGAGGCGGCAAAGCGAATCCAGAGCCAGACCGAGTCTTCAAAAGTTAAGCTGGGCCTAAATGCAGTGGGCGGAAAAAGCTCCCTCACGATCTGCAAATGCCTTTCAAACAAAGCCACCCTCGTAACGTATGGAGGAATGGACCGACAACCGGCGACTTTCCCCACCCGCTACCTGATATTCAATGACTTGTCACTAAGAGGGTTCTGGGTAAGCGAATGGTATCGAAATGCGAGTCGAGCCACAATCGAGGGAATGCATTCGGAGATCGCTCAGAAAATGGACGCAGGGAACATACGCACGGACATCGAGGCCACTTATTCCCTCAAGGATTGGAAAGCAGCTCTCGAACATTCGCTTCGACCCGGCAAAACCGGCAAAGTGGTTTTCCATATGGGAAAGTCGAAATCTACCGATTCAATCGAACCATAG
- a CDS encoding DUF721 domain-containing protein, whose product MANKPYKFSRQAENLIANLRGVPENYSPIVRETVDMGSVFDNILTRYKIGIDSLEDQIREKWTKIVGLENAGHCNPVRIEREKTLVIAVSNPIIRQELQFNQAIILKNLKSLKYGDQIRYLVFRSG is encoded by the coding sequence ATGGCGAACAAGCCGTACAAATTTTCCCGACAGGCTGAAAACCTTATCGCCAACTTGCGGGGCGTCCCGGAAAACTATAGTCCCATCGTTCGTGAAACCGTCGACATGGGCTCGGTTTTCGACAATATCCTAACTCGCTACAAGATTGGAATCGACTCTCTGGAAGACCAGATCCGCGAGAAGTGGACCAAGATCGTCGGGCTGGAAAACGCGGGGCACTGCAACCCCGTTCGAATTGAGCGGGAAAAGACCCTTGTGATTGCAGTATCCAATCCTATTATACGCCAAGAACTTCAATTTAATCAAGCGATCATTCTCAAAAACCTGAAGTCGCTGAAATACGGAGACCAGATCCGCTACCTCGTCTTTCGTTCAGGCTAG